Proteins encoded together in one Candidatus Acidiferrales bacterium window:
- a CDS encoding regulatory protein RecX produces the protein MAIGISRGLSTISQMKIVSIEKSPRSGKIKVSFDEREVLILSKEVLIDYGLRKNDDISDGLLLKIRKSQMYHDTYLAAMRLINYRMRTKSELVKRLREKKFPIEMIELVIGKLRDVGLIDDEKFAEMFVAGKVTRKPVGRRELERRLLEKGITKEAAAAALSTVGGEEIQNELALRAARTKIRALKRFDKKKRREKLISFLARRGFDWSIIKNVVRETFPERVSRVGSFDHSENGDLGADDI, from the coding sequence TTGGCAATTGGCATTAGTCGTGGACTATCAACAATAAGCCAGATGAAAATTGTTTCGATTGAAAAGTCTCCTCGTTCTGGCAAAATCAAAGTGTCGTTCGATGAAAGGGAAGTGCTTATTTTAAGCAAAGAAGTCCTTATAGATTACGGTCTTAGAAAGAACGACGATATTTCAGACGGGCTTCTTCTCAAGATTCGTAAATCGCAGATGTACCATGATACATATCTCGCGGCGATGCGGCTCATCAATTACCGGATGAGAACGAAGTCGGAATTAGTTAAGCGGCTCAGGGAGAAAAAGTTCCCCATCGAGATGATCGAACTCGTGATAGGAAAGTTAAGAGATGTTGGTTTGATAGACGATGAAAAGTTTGCGGAAATGTTCGTTGCCGGAAAGGTGACACGAAAGCCAGTCGGCAGGCGGGAGTTGGAGCGCAGGCTGCTCGAAAAGGGAATTACCAAGGAAGCTGCAGCTGCGGCGCTCTCGACCGTCGGCGGCGAAGAAATTCAAAACGAGCTTGCTCTTCGGGCCGCACGGACAAAAATCCGCGCACTCAAAAGATTCGATAAGAAAAAGCGACGTGAGAAACTGATCTCATTCCTTGCAAGGCGAGGGTTCGACTGGAGCATAATCAAAAATGTGGTTCGCGAGACTTTTCCGGAAAGGGTTTCTCGCGTGGGGTCTTTCGATCATTCTGAGAACGGAGACTTAGGTGCAGACGATATTTAG
- a CDS encoding TonB-dependent receptor, which translates to MKQLHRLVVPWLFLTVLLPATTFAGTTGKIAGTITDKTTSEALPGVNVLVMGTSLGASTDLNGQYTVLEVLPGTYKLQISMVGYKKVVVEDVVVHIDQTAHVDVALEPEAVQAGEVIVTAQQRLIKPDVATSVSSYTGNQAQQLPAVNIVSILGLQAGVQGGWEGPLGGASAPSYYTQNYTTGSVSVGGGISIRGGGGDQILFNVDGATLRDPRNNEPETRIAMSDVKEVSVERGGFNAEYGQVRSGIVNVVTREGSKSDYSGRFEVRLAPPQPKYWLAPGVYDINNPMSAALRPYFDPAVAWTGTTNGNWDAYTQQEYPSFSGWDKVAQTMNAEGYNLTPAECQRAFEYEIRKQQINNQPDYNIDAGFGGPVPVVSDALGGLRFFASYRSNRSMLVWPLSRPDYKDYDGTFQLNSDISPTMKLQLNGLYGETFTERNNWDTNLGAYFYPQSASDVAGIVGSNDGSFNPFLLYSNYAFCLTDIWHRNLSAKFTHTLNANTYYEVLLQNYTVHYNTRPAALRDTSAKVEVVPGFYEDSNPFGYWPDNNFANVIINGGSFYAMTRDHSFVSTTSLKADLTSQVNFENLVKAGIEFDYNDLHFDYGIINSQQGQNVYSSRTLLDVFPYRGAAYAQDKLETKEFTMNAGLRLDLSDANYHWWDINPFSTAGSIFFQPPDSATLANAKFGSTPSKMQLDLSPRLGISHPISENAKLFFNYGWFRELPQYETIFRVSRDENDKMAAYGNPNLILAKTVSYELGVDFSLGEEYLLQGAAYYNDVSDQQDAVQYVATSGVSYFATSANNYADNKGFEITLRKTTGDWVNGFVNYTYQVNTAGHFNEAKVTNNAQQQTIFDNTTENNYQNRPIPAPFARANVNFLSPADFGPDIIGNHIFGDWMLNIVVDWQAGYWTTWNPNNPNISYNVQAVDYFNTHLRLQKTLTFGRMNFQLFMDVDNVFNTLRLWDTGDENYLLSLHLPPSTAYANIPGSDRVGDYRKPGVNWQPMVEQNVDATSSPIMDPTQLNNGNSIAMYYNAVTGKYWWYGPHGYAASQEPGQDVNGWWQVPQSKVNQVVSDKAYIQMPKESTFWFLDPRTFYFGLTFSFNLSD; encoded by the coding sequence ATGAAACAATTACACAGGTTGGTAGTTCCTTGGTTGTTTTTAACCGTCTTACTTCCGGCAACGACATTTGCCGGAACAACCGGAAAGATTGCGGGGACGATAACGGATAAAACAACCAGCGAGGCTTTACCCGGCGTCAACGTCCTCGTGATGGGAACATCCTTGGGAGCTTCAACAGACTTGAATGGTCAATACACAGTTTTGGAAGTCTTGCCCGGGACATACAAGTTACAGATTTCTATGGTTGGGTATAAAAAGGTCGTTGTAGAAGACGTCGTCGTCCATATCGATCAAACCGCACATGTGGACGTAGCTTTGGAGCCTGAGGCGGTTCAGGCCGGGGAAGTTATTGTCACAGCGCAACAGCGGCTCATAAAGCCTGACGTGGCTACAAGCGTTTCTTCTTATACAGGGAACCAGGCCCAGCAACTGCCGGCGGTAAATATCGTCAGTATTCTCGGTCTGCAGGCGGGCGTCCAGGGCGGATGGGAAGGACCTCTGGGCGGGGCTTCTGCGCCGTCATACTACACTCAAAACTATACCACGGGGAGCGTTTCCGTGGGCGGCGGAATAAGCATCCGCGGTGGCGGCGGTGACCAAATTCTTTTCAACGTGGATGGCGCCACTTTGAGAGACCCGAGGAACAACGAACCCGAGACAAGGATCGCGATGAGCGATGTGAAAGAAGTCTCCGTGGAACGCGGCGGCTTTAATGCCGAATATGGGCAGGTACGATCTGGAATCGTAAATGTCGTCACGCGCGAGGGAAGCAAATCCGACTACTCCGGCAGATTTGAGGTACGGCTCGCTCCTCCACAACCGAAATACTGGCTTGCCCCGGGAGTTTACGATATAAACAATCCGATGTCCGCCGCCTTGCGTCCGTATTTTGACCCGGCCGTCGCTTGGACCGGGACGACAAACGGAAACTGGGATGCGTATACTCAGCAGGAGTATCCGAGCTTCAGCGGGTGGGATAAAGTTGCGCAGACAATGAATGCGGAGGGCTACAATTTGACTCCCGCAGAATGCCAGAGAGCTTTCGAATACGAAATCAGAAAGCAGCAGATCAACAACCAACCTGATTACAATATCGACGCTGGATTTGGCGGCCCGGTTCCTGTGGTCAGCGACGCACTGGGCGGGCTGAGATTCTTTGCCTCTTATCGCAGCAATAGATCAATGCTTGTGTGGCCGCTATCGAGGCCCGATTATAAAGACTATGACGGCACGTTCCAGCTTAATTCAGACATTTCCCCGACGATGAAATTGCAGCTCAACGGCCTATACGGCGAGACGTTCACCGAGAGAAACAACTGGGATACCAACCTGGGAGCCTATTTCTATCCTCAGTCGGCCTCCGATGTTGCAGGGATTGTCGGCTCCAATGACGGGAGTTTTAATCCATTTCTTCTTTATTCTAACTATGCTTTTTGTCTTACCGATATCTGGCATCGTAATCTTTCTGCGAAGTTTACTCACACTTTGAACGCGAACACATATTATGAAGTTTTGTTGCAGAACTATACCGTGCATTACAACACTCGTCCCGCTGCATTGAGAGATACATCGGCAAAGGTTGAAGTCGTTCCGGGTTTCTACGAGGATTCCAACCCGTTTGGATACTGGCCGGATAACAACTTTGCAAATGTTATCATCAACGGCGGTTCGTTTTACGCAATGACGCGCGATCATAGCTTCGTAAGCACGACAAGTTTGAAGGCAGATCTGACGAGTCAGGTTAATTTTGAGAACTTGGTTAAAGCCGGAATAGAATTCGACTATAACGATCTGCACTTCGATTACGGTATAATAAATTCTCAGCAGGGTCAAAATGTTTATTCCTCTCGGACACTCCTGGATGTCTTCCCTTATCGCGGGGCGGCTTATGCTCAAGATAAATTAGAGACGAAAGAGTTCACGATGAATGCGGGCTTGCGTCTGGATCTAAGCGACGCAAATTATCACTGGTGGGACATCAATCCATTCAGCACCGCCGGTTCAATATTTTTCCAGCCGCCCGACAGTGCAACGCTTGCCAATGCCAAATTCGGGTCAACTCCGTCGAAGATGCAATTGGATTTGAGTCCTAGGCTCGGGATATCGCATCCGATTTCCGAAAATGCAAAGCTGTTTTTCAACTACGGCTGGTTCAGAGAGCTGCCTCAGTACGAGACCATTTTCCGTGTGAGCCGCGACGAGAATGATAAGATGGCAGCGTACGGAAACCCCAACCTCATTCTCGCAAAAACTGTCTCGTACGAGTTAGGTGTTGACTTCTCGCTTGGCGAAGAGTATCTGCTTCAAGGAGCAGCATACTACAACGATGTCAGCGATCAGCAAGATGCCGTACAATATGTAGCAACTTCAGGGGTCAGTTACTTTGCGACCTCCGCCAATAACTATGCAGATAATAAGGGCTTCGAGATCACACTTCGCAAGACTACCGGGGACTGGGTGAATGGCTTTGTCAACTACACATATCAGGTGAACACTGCGGGTCATTTCAACGAAGCCAAGGTTACTAACAATGCTCAACAACAAACCATCTTCGACAACACCACGGAGAACAATTACCAGAATCGGCCGATTCCCGCACCGTTCGCAAGGGCAAATGTGAATTTCCTTAGTCCGGCTGATTTTGGCCCGGATATAATCGGCAATCATATTTTTGGTGATTGGATGCTGAACATCGTCGTCGATTGGCAGGCCGGATACTGGACGACATGGAATCCCAATAATCCTAATATCTCGTATAACGTTCAGGCGGTCGATTACTTCAACACTCACCTCAGACTGCAGAAGACCCTCACCTTTGGGCGGATGAATTTCCAGTTGTTCATGGATGTGGATAATGTGTTCAATACCCTCAGACTCTGGGATACCGGCGACGAGAATTATTTGTTGTCCCTGCATTTGCCGCCGAGTACCGCGTATGCCAACATTCCTGGAAGTGATAGAGTCGGAGACTACAGGAAGCCGGGAGTTAACTGGCAGCCGATGGTGGAGCAGAATGTTGATGCGACCTCATCGCCGATAATGGATCCCACTCAATTGAATAATGGGAATTCCATTGCAATGTATTACAACGCCGTCACCGGAAAGTACTGGTGGTACGGCCCGCACGGCTACGCCGCTTCACAGGAACCCGGGCAGGATGTAAATGGATGGTGGCAGGTTCCTCAGTCGAAAGTCAATCAGGTCGTTTCGGACAAAGCGTATATTCAGATGCCGAAAGAGTCGACGTTCTGGTTCCTTGATCCGCGGACTTTCTACTTTGGCCTGACATTTTCGTTCAATTTGTCAGACTAA
- a CDS encoding AI-2E family transporter produces the protein MQTIFRKNSFKVFLVIIILLSALWALSFLGGVFALLLLSILMTFLLSPIVELLETKGIRRIYGILMIYSVIGVVVAGLLYTFLPPLFNQIVSLKEAIGSPDFTRKLSAIQSEIQSKISFIDFGNISEKINGAVVQLTSKWFTILTSVGSFLMLLIIVPFVSFFLLKDGEFIIQKFIALVPNRYFEMSLNVVHKIGIQLGKYIRAWFTEAAIVGILSIVGLLVMGVKYAVIIGVAAGIANLIPYLGPIVGAVPAIVVSFVQMGNLNMVLPIVGLFAGIRIIDDIIIVPTVYSHGAEMHPLTIVLLVLIAAELEGIAGMVLAMPLYTVFKVIAKETYWGLTSYRITKSGTNAETVLKLSK, from the coding sequence GTGCAGACGATATTTAGAAAGAACAGCTTCAAGGTTTTTCTTGTAATTATAATTCTTTTGTCGGCATTGTGGGCGCTTTCATTTCTCGGGGGCGTATTTGCCCTTCTTCTTTTGTCGATATTGATGACTTTTCTTCTTTCGCCGATTGTCGAACTCCTGGAGACGAAAGGGATCCGGCGTATCTACGGGATTCTCATGATTTATTCTGTAATTGGTGTCGTGGTGGCCGGATTGCTATATACATTTCTGCCGCCGCTGTTCAATCAGATTGTCAGCCTGAAAGAGGCGATAGGGTCTCCCGACTTCACGCGGAAGTTAAGTGCAATTCAGTCGGAAATTCAGAGTAAAATTTCTTTCATTGATTTCGGGAACATCTCAGAGAAGATAAATGGTGCAGTGGTACAGTTGACGAGCAAGTGGTTTACAATATTGACAAGCGTCGGTTCGTTTTTGATGTTGCTGATAATTGTTCCATTTGTTTCTTTTTTTCTCCTTAAGGACGGTGAATTTATCATTCAGAAATTTATCGCCCTTGTCCCGAATAGGTATTTCGAGATGAGCCTGAACGTTGTTCACAAAATCGGCATCCAGCTTGGCAAATATATTCGCGCATGGTTCACCGAAGCTGCGATCGTCGGGATATTGTCCATAGTTGGTTTGCTGGTCATGGGCGTTAAGTACGCCGTTATCATCGGTGTAGCGGCAGGGATCGCGAATTTGATTCCGTACCTCGGGCCGATTGTCGGTGCAGTTCCGGCTATTGTGGTCTCCTTCGTACAGATGGGGAATCTCAATATGGTATTGCCGATCGTCGGACTTTTTGCAGGGATAAGAATTATCGACGACATAATCATCGTGCCAACCGTGTATTCGCACGGCGCCGAGATGCATCCTCTGACGATTGTTTTATTGGTTCTGATAGCGGCCGAGCTGGAAGGAATTGCAGGGATGGTATTGGCTATGCCGCTTTATACAGTGTTCAAAGTTATAGCAAAGGAAACGTATTGGGGACTTACTTCATACAGAATTACAAAATCCGGGACGAACGCTGAGACGGTCTTGAAGTTATCGAAGTAA